The bacterium nucleotide sequence TGGTAGAATAGTTTGAAATCTAACCTCATCTAGGACGGATATTATGCCAGATAACCTTCGTAGCAGATTAACTACCCATGGGATTCAGCGGTCACCCAATCGCGCAATGCTGCGTGCAGTTGGATTTGGTGATGATGACTTCGAAAAGCCTATCGTCGGAATCGCGAATTCCTATAGCAACCTGACGCCCTGCAATGTGGGCATTAACGATTTAGCCAAGCGTGCAGAATCGGCGTTAAAGGATGCAGGCGCTATGCCTCAAGTCTTCGGCACCATCACTATTGCCGACGGCATCTCGATGGGCACTGAGGGCATGAAGTATTCTCTCGTTTCAAGAGAAGTTATCGCTGATTCTATAGAGACCGTTTGTGATGGTCAATGCATGGATGCGGTTCTCGCTTTTGGCGGTTGCGACAAGAACATGCCCGGCGCAGTAATCGCGATTGCCAGGATGAATATACCGGCGATTTTTGTGTATGGTGGAACCATTAAGCCAGGCCGATATAAAGGCCGCGATTTAACTATCGTGAGTGTTTTCGAGGCAGTGGGTGAGTATAGCGCTGGGAAGATAAGCAAGGAAGAACTCCTGGAGATTGAGCGACATGCATGTCCCGGACCAGGCGCGTGTGGTGGGATGTATACGGCCAACACCATGTCATCAGCGATTGAAGCGATGGGACTCAGCCTGATGCACTCTTCGACTATGGCTGCTGAAGATGGCGAGAAGGGTGACAGCACTGCCGAATCGGCAAAGGTTTTGGTTCAAGCTATCCGTAACCAACTACTCCCACGCCAGATATTGACCCGCAAGGCATTTGAGAACGCGATGGCGGTGGTGATGGCTTTAGGCGGTTCGACCAACGCAGTACTTCACCTCTTGGCAATTGCTCATGCTGCTGAAGTACCGCTTGTAATTGATGACTTTGAGACTATCCGTGAGAAGGTGCCGGTGCTTTGTGATCTTAAGCCGTCCGGCAAGCATGTGGTGACTGAGTTTCATTTAGCAGGCGGTGTGCCGCAGGTGATGAAGATATTGTTTAATCATGGTGTAATTCATGGTGATGCCCTCACAATCACCGGTCAGACCATTGCTGAAGTGCTTAAGGATGTCCCTGATGAGCCGCCGGCAGACCAAAATATTATTTGCCCATGGGACAAGCCGCTTTATGCCCAAGGTCATCTGGCAATCATGAAAGGCAACTTGGCTACTGAAGGCGCTGTGGCTAAAATCACAGGCGTTAAGCGCTCTGTAATTACCGGCCCTGCACGTGTTTTCGACTCAGAGGAAGCTTGTCTGGAAGCTATTTTGGCAGGCGGCATCAAGGCAGGCGATGTGGTAGTCATACGCTACGAAGGGCCAAAAGGCGGGCCTGGGATGCGCGAGATGTTGGCGCCAACTTCCGCCCTAATTGGCGCAGGACTTGGAGATGCAGTGGGTCTTATTACAGACGGCAGGTTTTCAGGCGGAACTTATGGGATGGTCGTAGGTCATGTCGCGCCAGAAGCTTTTGTGGGTGGAACCATAGCCTTTGTGCATGAGGGCGACTCAATCACCATAGATGCCGAACAGCGACTGTTGCAGCTGAACGTATCTGACGAGGAGTTAGCCGGACGTAAAAAGAATTGGCAGCCCCCTAAACCAAGATACACCCGAGGCGTTCTGGCCAAATATGCCAAACTTGTCTCCACTAGCAGTCTGGGTGCAGTAACGGATTTGGAGTAGTACGGAGAAGGTGATAGGGGTTGGGTGATAGGTGATAGGGCCGGACAGACCCCCTTGTATTCCCCCTTGGAAAGGGGGAAATGGGGTAGGTTTAACCTAAGCTCGGTCAGGATCTCCTTTCCCTTTCCCAAGGAGGGGATCTGATATACGCAATACGTACTACGCAATACGCTCTCCATTGGAGGAATAGATGACGTTTCAAGAAGTGTTGTTGACGCTCGAAAGGTTTTGGGCTGAACGGAACTGTTTGATTGTGCAGCCTTATGATATGGAAGTCGGGGCGGGGACGATGTCGCCTCATACCCTACTGCGCGCGTTAGGGCCGGAGCCTTGGAATGCGGCTTATGTTCAGCCTTCACGGAGGCCTGCCGATGGCCGCTATGCACGCAATCCGATGCGGCTTCAACACTATTATCAATACCAAGTCGTACTCAAGCCCTCCCCTGAGGATGTTGTTGACCAATATCTTGACAGTCTGAGGGCGCTAGGGGTTGATCCGCTCAAGCATGACATTCGCTTTGTTGAGGATGATTGGGCATCGGAGGCGTTGGGCGCGTCGGGTGTCGGTTGGGAAGTCTGGATTGATGGGACTGAAGTTACCCAGTTCACTTTCTTCCAGCAGATAGCCGGTATTGAGTTAAAGCCTATTCTTGCCGAAATCACCTATGGCCCTGAGCGGTTAACCATGATGCTTCAGAAAGTGGACAGCGTTTGGAAGCTGGAGTGGGAGCATGGTATCACCTATCGGGATGTTGCCCATACTTTCGAGTTAGAGAACAACTACTATAACTTCGAGTATGCGGATACCGATATGCTCTTCAGTGTCTTTGATATGTATGAGAAGGAAGCCAAGCGTATAGTTGAATTAGGTTTGGTCTATCCGGCCTATGACTGCGTGCTTAAGTGCAGCCATGTATTTAATCTCTTGGATGCCCGCGGCCGTGTATCGGTTACCGAGAGAGTCAGCTTCATCAACCGTATCCGCTCCCTAACCCGCAAGTGCTGCTTGAAGTATCTTGTAAAGCGAGAAGAGGAAGGCTACCCTCTTCTAAAGAAGCAAGAGCAGTTGGTATAAGAAGCAATTAAGGCCCAGGTTACCCCTGGGCCTTTTTTATTTATGTTACTTGGGGGGTTGGGCGGTTTCTTTTAGTTTGTCTTCGATGGCTTTGACGTTTTGGATGGATACAGACTTTATGTTGTCTGGGCAGCCCGGCATCTTGATAAGGGCGTTGAACTCATCCAGGGCTTCCTTGAGCTTGCCGTTATTGGCATGGCATAACGCGACGTTGAAGTTAGCATATGCGATTAGCCCGATATCTTTATTTCCTTTAGCAAGCATTTGGTAGCACATGATGGCGCCGTCATATTGACGTTTGTCGCGTAGGGCGTCCCCGGCTTTTTGTTGCATCTTGCTTAGATAGTCCGCACCTTCTTTTGGGCCTGCATTGCGAGCCGTTACTAGAAGGGCGAGGGTCTTTTTGGTGTTGTTTAGGTCTAGGTGCTTGCCTAAGAGAATGGTCGCCAACTCCACGTTTTTGGGATCGCCAGCGTATTTAGCTTCTAGCGCAACCAGTTCTTTGCGGTCGGCGGCGATATTCACCAGAGCCTTGCAAAAGGGGACGGCCGGAGCGTAACCGGATATTTGACCCACGAGAGAGCCTGTCGAGTCTATAAAAGCGATGTACGGGTAGCCAGTGATGATGAACTTAGCAGCCTGATCCTTGCCTTCCTTTTCGGCATTTAGCTTGAGGCAGACGAAGTTGTCTAAGGCTGCAATCACATCGCTGTTGGTATACACATCAGTGTCGAGCACCTTGCACCAACCGCACCAGTCGGTGTAGAAG carries:
- the ilvD gene encoding dihydroxy-acid dehydratase; translated protein: MPDNLRSRLTTHGIQRSPNRAMLRAVGFGDDDFEKPIVGIANSYSNLTPCNVGINDLAKRAESALKDAGAMPQVFGTITIADGISMGTEGMKYSLVSREVIADSIETVCDGQCMDAVLAFGGCDKNMPGAVIAIARMNIPAIFVYGGTIKPGRYKGRDLTIVSVFEAVGEYSAGKISKEELLEIERHACPGPGACGGMYTANTMSSAIEAMGLSLMHSSTMAAEDGEKGDSTAESAKVLVQAIRNQLLPRQILTRKAFENAMAVVMALGGSTNAVLHLLAIAHAAEVPLVIDDFETIREKVPVLCDLKPSGKHVVTEFHLAGGVPQVMKILFNHGVIHGDALTITGQTIAEVLKDVPDEPPADQNIICPWDKPLYAQGHLAIMKGNLATEGAVAKITGVKRSVITGPARVFDSEEACLEAILAGGIKAGDVVVIRYEGPKGGPGMREMLAPTSALIGAGLGDAVGLITDGRFSGGTYGMVVGHVAPEAFVGGTIAFVHEGDSITIDAEQRLLQLNVSDEELAGRKKNWQPPKPRYTRGVLAKYAKLVSTSSLGAVTDLE
- a CDS encoding glycine--tRNA ligase subunit alpha; this encodes MTFQEVLLTLERFWAERNCLIVQPYDMEVGAGTMSPHTLLRALGPEPWNAAYVQPSRRPADGRYARNPMRLQHYYQYQVVLKPSPEDVVDQYLDSLRALGVDPLKHDIRFVEDDWASEALGASGVGWEVWIDGTEVTQFTFFQQIAGIELKPILAEITYGPERLTMMLQKVDSVWKLEWEHGITYRDVAHTFELENNYYNFEYADTDMLFSVFDMYEKEAKRIVELGLVYPAYDCVLKCSHVFNLLDARGRVSVTERVSFINRIRSLTRKCCLKYLVKREEEGYPLLKKQEQLV
- a CDS encoding thioredoxin family protein; the protein is MKSYLVLCLVILTAMLTVANADTVKKEIAWAKSYDAAIAQAKIGDKIIMIDFYTDWCGWCKVLDTDVYTNSDVIAALDNFVCLKLNAEKEGKDQAAKFIITGYPYIAFIDSTGSLVGQISGYAPAVPFCKALVNIAADRKELVALEAKYAGDPKNVELATILLGKHLDLNNTKKTLALLVTARNAGPKEGADYLSKMQQKAGDALRDKRQYDGAIMCYQMLAKGNKDIGLIAYANFNVALCHANNGKLKEALDEFNALIKMPGCPDNIKSVSIQNVKAIEDKLKETAQPPK